Proteins encoded by one window of Microbacterium testaceum:
- a CDS encoding acetoacetate decarboxylase, protein MNPLEILRRGTTPLTAPVYPLRVTRFLNREYFNVVYRTDAEALRAVVPEPLEIDEPLVRFEVMKMGEVDGYGPYVESGQAIPVTLDGERGEYLHAMYLDNFAATVSGRELSAYPKVTGTPDLRVDQGALVGTLDRGGERVATATMGYKWEPLDLDEAKAQITVPTFMVKLVPDVFTQGLRAAHLVRTEITDIEVKEAWTGPARLQLFEHALAPMADLPVREIVSASHIVTDLTLAPVRPVFDYLDEVNRAAAA, encoded by the coding sequence ATGAACCCCCTCGAGATCCTCCGCCGCGGCACCACGCCGCTGACCGCCCCCGTCTACCCGCTGCGGGTCACGCGCTTCCTCAACCGCGAGTACTTCAACGTCGTCTATCGAACGGATGCCGAGGCGTTGCGCGCCGTGGTTCCAGAGCCGCTCGAGATCGACGAGCCGCTCGTGCGCTTCGAGGTCATGAAGATGGGCGAGGTCGACGGCTACGGTCCCTACGTCGAGTCGGGACAGGCGATCCCCGTCACCCTCGACGGCGAGCGCGGCGAATACCTGCACGCGATGTACCTCGACAATTTCGCCGCCACCGTGTCGGGGCGAGAGCTCAGCGCCTACCCGAAGGTGACCGGAACCCCCGACCTGCGCGTCGACCAGGGCGCCCTCGTCGGCACCCTCGACCGCGGCGGCGAGCGCGTGGCCACGGCCACCATGGGCTACAAGTGGGAGCCGCTCGACCTCGACGAGGCGAAGGCGCAGATCACGGTGCCGACCTTCATGGTCAAACTCGTGCCCGACGTCTTCACGCAGGGCCTGCGCGCGGCGCACCTCGTGCGCACCGAGATCACCGACATCGAGGTGAAGGAGGCGTGGACCGGACCCGCCCGCCTGCAGCTCTTCGAGCACGCGCTCGCCCCGATGGCCGATCTCCCCGTGCGCGAGATCGTCAGCGCCTCGCACATCGTCACCGACCTGACCCTCGCCCCCGTCCGCCCGGTGTTCGACTACCTCGACGAGGTGAACCGCGCCGCCGCTGCGTAA
- a CDS encoding MFS transporter encodes MSRDENARKRLSRNSPQGLVVAILALAGLCSSFMFTLVVPIQSQLPQLLNASRDDTAWVVTSTLLAAAVITPIAGRLGDMYGKRRIVLVLLIVMMLGSVVAALSTGIIGMIIGRALQGAVVGVVPLGISIMRDVLHENRVDSAIALMSATLGVGGALGLPISALVAENTDWHWLFWIAGALGAIVFVLILWIVPVSVLRTAGRFDYLGAVGLAIGLIGVLLAVSRGNSWGWTSPLTLGLAIGGILVLLVWGWYELRVENPLLDLRVAARRPVLLTNLASVAMGFALFTSNVAYPQMLELPVATGVGLGLSLLAASLVVMPSGLVMMVLSPISGTLARTIGPRVLLVAGSISLILAYGFSLIFSTEVWHFVVANILIGFGIGFGYAAMPMLIMRAVPPSETGASNGLNALARSLGTSTAAAIVGVVLATLSTGSGETRVPTSQAFQVSFLMGIGAAAIALVLALLIPTRSTPVEKRPSLR; translated from the coding sequence ATGTCACGGGATGAAAACGCGCGTAAGAGATTGTCCCGGAACAGCCCTCAGGGTCTGGTCGTCGCGATCCTGGCCCTCGCGGGCCTGTGCTCGTCGTTCATGTTCACCCTCGTGGTGCCCATCCAGTCGCAGCTGCCGCAGCTGCTGAACGCCTCGCGTGACGACACCGCCTGGGTCGTGACCTCGACGCTGCTCGCCGCCGCCGTCATCACCCCCATCGCGGGCCGCCTGGGCGACATGTACGGCAAGCGCCGCATCGTGCTCGTGCTGCTGATCGTGATGATGCTCGGCTCGGTCGTGGCCGCGCTCTCGACCGGGATCATCGGCATGATCATCGGTCGCGCGCTGCAGGGCGCCGTGGTGGGCGTCGTGCCGCTGGGCATCTCGATCATGCGCGACGTGCTGCACGAGAACCGCGTCGACAGCGCGATCGCCCTCATGAGCGCGACGCTCGGCGTCGGCGGCGCCCTGGGGCTGCCGATCAGCGCCCTCGTGGCCGAGAACACCGACTGGCACTGGCTGTTCTGGATCGCCGGAGCCCTCGGCGCGATCGTCTTCGTGCTGATCCTCTGGATCGTCCCCGTCAGCGTGCTGCGCACCGCCGGGCGCTTCGACTACCTGGGCGCCGTCGGCCTCGCGATCGGCCTGATCGGCGTGCTGCTCGCGGTCTCGCGCGGCAACTCGTGGGGCTGGACCTCGCCGCTGACGCTCGGCCTCGCCATCGGCGGCATTCTCGTTCTGCTCGTGTGGGGCTGGTACGAGCTGCGCGTCGAGAACCCGCTGCTCGACCTCCGTGTCGCCGCGCGCCGCCCCGTGCTGCTCACCAACCTGGCATCCGTCGCGATGGGTTTCGCCCTCTTCACCTCGAACGTCGCGTACCCGCAGATGCTCGAGCTTCCCGTCGCCACCGGCGTCGGACTCGGCCTGTCGCTGCTGGCCGCGAGCCTCGTGGTCATGCCCTCGGGCCTGGTGATGATGGTGCTGTCGCCGATCTCGGGCACCCTGGCCCGGACGATCGGACCCCGTGTGCTGCTCGTGGCCGGCTCGATCTCGCTCATCCTCGCCTACGGCTTCAGCCTCATCTTCTCGACCGAGGTCTGGCACTTCGTCGTCGCGAACATCCTGATCGGCTTCGGCATCGGGTTCGGGTACGCCGCCATGCCCATGCTCATCATGCGCGCCGTGCCGCCGAGCGAGACCGGCGCCTCGAACGGCCTCAACGCCCTCGCGCGTTCCCTCGGCACGAGCACCGCCGCCGCGATCGTCGGCGTCGTGCTCGCGACCCTGTCGACCGGCTCGGGTGAGACGCGCGTGCCGACCTCGCAGGCGTTCCAGGTGTCGTTCCTGATGGGCATCGGCGCCGCGGCGATCGCGCTGGTGCTGGCGCTGCTGATCCCCACGCGGTCGACGCCGGTCGAGAAGCGGCCGTCGCTGCGCTGA
- a CDS encoding GmrSD restriction endonuclease domain-containing protein, whose translation MTNATPGWYPDTETPGRLRWWDGRQWTNDFTPLPPAPTVTTAPPPVAPGEARPWFSRVPMWGRVVAGLVLLVALWLLAPFVAMVALVVLVTGIVSLARNTPTWLRFRSRTTAAIWTVAGVVAFAVAGGITGATSPKNASSVAQAVPAATVSPTPSPTPTASATPFADDQAALAAFAGQPGTVADASATTDKTALSVLDTLAVKGRAPKTGYDRAQFGQRWLDVDRNGCDTRNDILGRDLKDAVRSGTCRVTAGTLADPYTGRSIAFVRGQGTSELVQIDHVVALSDAWQKGAQQLTADQRASFANDPLNLLAVDGAANAQKSDGDAATWLPAQKSYRCTYVAAQIAVKATYGLWVTEAERDAMKRVLEACPDQLVPTSAFAAPAPAPVVEPEPVVAPVVAPEPAPAQPQPAPAEPAPAPPAEDAYYANCDAVRAAGKAPLYRDQPGYRSKLDRDNDGVACE comes from the coding sequence GTGACGAATGCGACGCCGGGGTGGTACCCCGACACCGAGACTCCCGGTCGCCTGCGCTGGTGGGACGGCCGCCAGTGGACGAACGACTTCACCCCGCTGCCGCCCGCGCCGACCGTGACCACCGCCCCTCCGCCGGTGGCGCCGGGCGAGGCGCGCCCCTGGTTTTCGCGCGTTCCGATGTGGGGCCGGGTTGTGGCCGGCCTCGTCCTGCTCGTGGCGCTGTGGTTGCTCGCCCCGTTCGTCGCGATGGTCGCCCTCGTGGTGCTCGTCACCGGGATCGTCTCGCTCGCGCGCAACACCCCGACCTGGTTGCGGTTCCGCTCGCGGACGACGGCGGCGATCTGGACGGTCGCCGGCGTCGTCGCCTTCGCGGTCGCGGGAGGCATCACGGGGGCCACCTCGCCGAAGAACGCGTCTTCCGTCGCCCAGGCGGTGCCGGCCGCCACGGTTTCTCCGACGCCGTCGCCCACTCCCACGGCATCCGCCACCCCCTTCGCCGACGATCAGGCCGCCCTCGCCGCATTCGCGGGACAGCCGGGTACCGTCGCCGACGCCTCGGCGACCACAGACAAGACAGCGCTCTCCGTGCTCGACACCCTCGCCGTGAAGGGACGCGCGCCCAAGACCGGGTACGACCGCGCCCAGTTCGGTCAGCGCTGGCTCGACGTCGACCGCAACGGATGCGACACCCGCAACGACATCCTCGGCCGCGACCTGAAGGATGCCGTGCGCTCCGGAACCTGCCGAGTGACCGCCGGCACGCTCGCCGACCCGTACACGGGGCGGAGCATCGCCTTCGTCCGCGGCCAGGGCACCTCGGAGCTCGTGCAGATCGATCACGTCGTCGCGCTGTCCGACGCGTGGCAGAAGGGCGCTCAGCAGCTCACCGCCGACCAGCGCGCCAGCTTCGCCAATGACCCCCTCAACCTGCTCGCCGTCGACGGCGCGGCCAACGCGCAGAAGAGCGACGGCGACGCCGCCACGTGGCTCCCCGCGCAGAAGAGCTACCGCTGCACCTACGTGGCCGCGCAGATCGCGGTCAAGGCCACCTACGGGCTGTGGGTGACCGAGGCCGAGCGCGATGCGATGAAGCGGGTGCTCGAGGCGTGCCCCGATCAGCTCGTGCCGACCTCGGCCTTCGCCGCTCCGGCGCCGGCCCCGGTCGTGGAGCCCGAGCCGGTCGTCGCTCCCGTCGTCGCGCCCGAGCCCGCGCCGGCGCAGCCTCAGCCCGCTCCCGCCGAGCCCGCGCCGGCGCCGCCCGCAGAGGACGCGTATTACGCCAACTGCGACGCCGTTCGCGCGGCGGGCAAGGCGCCCCTGTATCGGGATCAGCCGGGTTACCGGTCGAAACTGGACCGCGACAACGACGGAGTGGCTTGCGAGTGA
- a CDS encoding aspartate aminotransferase family protein yields MPTPLSTPRNAEISDRDRTSVFHSWSAQGSLAPLPLAGGSGVEVWDADGRRYLDFSSMLVNVNIGHQHPRVVAAIQEQAAQLTTVAPAHANETRAHAAELILERTPEGFSKVFFTNGGADANENAIRMARLTTGRDKIVSHYRSYHGNTGSAIVATGDWRRMPNEYSRGHVHVFGPYLYRSEFWAETPEQECERALRHLERTVQAEGPDTIAAFLFETIPGTAGVLVPPPGYLEGVRAIADRYGILLILDEVMAGFARTGEWFAFDAFGVRPDLITFAKGVNSGYVPVGGVAISDAVASVFDDRVFPGGLTYSGHPLAAASIVAAQQAMADEGVIENARRIGEEVIGPRLRQLAEDSPLVGEVRGRGVFWAVELVSDQATREPLAAARIGAIKAAMLEKGLLGFTADNRVHVVPPAVIGDADAHRGLDVLVEVLQAEAARA; encoded by the coding sequence ATGCCGACACCCCTCTCGACTCCCCGCAACGCCGAGATCAGCGACCGCGACCGCACGAGCGTCTTCCACTCGTGGTCGGCGCAGGGCTCGCTCGCGCCGCTCCCCCTCGCCGGGGGCTCGGGAGTGGAGGTCTGGGATGCCGACGGCCGACGCTACCTCGACTTCTCGAGCATGCTCGTCAACGTCAACATCGGGCACCAGCATCCGCGGGTCGTCGCCGCGATCCAGGAGCAGGCGGCGCAGCTGACCACGGTCGCTCCCGCGCACGCGAACGAGACGCGCGCGCACGCGGCCGAGCTCATCCTCGAGCGGACCCCCGAGGGGTTCTCGAAGGTCTTCTTCACCAATGGCGGGGCGGATGCCAACGAGAACGCCATCCGCATGGCCCGCCTGACCACGGGCCGCGACAAGATCGTGTCGCACTACCGCTCGTACCACGGCAACACCGGGTCGGCGATCGTGGCGACCGGCGACTGGCGCCGCATGCCGAACGAGTACTCGCGCGGACACGTTCACGTGTTCGGCCCCTACCTCTACCGGTCGGAGTTCTGGGCCGAGACGCCCGAGCAGGAGTGCGAGCGCGCCCTTCGCCACCTCGAGCGCACCGTGCAGGCCGAGGGGCCGGACACGATCGCGGCGTTCCTGTTCGAGACGATCCCCGGCACCGCGGGCGTGCTCGTTCCGCCGCCCGGATACCTCGAGGGCGTCCGCGCGATCGCCGACCGCTACGGCATCCTGCTGATCCTCGACGAGGTCATGGCCGGCTTCGCCCGCACGGGCGAGTGGTTCGCGTTCGACGCGTTCGGCGTGCGGCCCGATCTCATCACCTTCGCGAAGGGCGTGAACTCCGGGTACGTTCCCGTGGGTGGAGTGGCGATCTCGGATGCCGTGGCCTCGGTGTTCGACGACCGCGTCTTCCCCGGTGGCTTGACGTACTCGGGTCACCCGCTCGCCGCGGCATCCATCGTCGCGGCCCAGCAGGCGATGGCCGATGAGGGCGTGATCGAGAACGCTCGCCGCATCGGAGAGGAGGTCATCGGCCCGCGCCTGCGCCAGCTGGCCGAGGACTCGCCGCTCGTCGGAGAGGTGCGCGGCCGCGGCGTGTTCTGGGCCGTCGAACTCGTATCCGACCAGGCCACGCGCGAGCCCCTGGCCGCCGCACGCATCGGCGCGATCAAGGCCGCGATGCTCGAGAAGGGCCTGCTCGGCTTCACCGCCGACAACCGCGTGCACGTGGTGCCGCCCGCCGTGATCGGCGATGCCGACGCCCACCGCGGCCTCGACGTGCTGGTCGAGGTTCTGCAGGCCGAGGCCGCGCGCGCCTGA
- a CDS encoding DoxX family protein → MSLPRTLVRWLLGAALVFTGTAHLTFARDDFVAQVPAWLPLPVDVTVVASGVVEITLGLALLVLGRWRVAVGWIVAAFFVAIFPGNIEQFVRGTDAFGLDTDLARGIRLLFQPLLVIWALWSTGAWKAWRTRRRVR, encoded by the coding sequence ATGAGCCTCCCCCGCACACTCGTTCGCTGGCTGCTCGGTGCCGCACTCGTGTTCACCGGCACCGCGCATCTGACCTTCGCCCGCGACGACTTCGTCGCTCAGGTGCCCGCGTGGCTTCCGCTTCCGGTCGACGTGACGGTCGTGGCATCCGGGGTCGTCGAGATCACCCTCGGACTCGCCCTCCTCGTCCTCGGCCGCTGGCGCGTCGCGGTCGGCTGGATCGTCGCTGCCTTCTTCGTCGCGATCTTCCCCGGCAACATCGAGCAGTTCGTCCGGGGCACCGACGCCTTCGGCCTCGACACCGACCTCGCCCGCGGCATCCGCCTGCTCTTCCAGCCCTTGTTGGTGATCTGGGCGCTGTGGTCGACCGGGGCATGGAAGGCGTGGCGAACCCGAAGACGAGTTCGCTGA
- a CDS encoding 3-hydroxyacyl-CoA dehydrogenase family protein yields MSVQLPQNIDTRPVTVIGGGTLGRRIALMFASGGADVRIFDLADAVRSAAVAYVEQTLPSVVAAREGAAAGTVHGADELASAVSNAWLVVEAVPERIELKTSVFGDLDRLAPADAILASNSSSFASRLMIDEVSAPERVLNMHFYMPPQQNAVDLMSDGQTAPEVIAFLQEQLPNFGVFPFVARQESTGFIFNRIWAAIKREALAVVADGVSTPEDVDAMWRVNSGAPAGPFQMMDQVGLDVVLDIEQHYADENPHLPEGPRELLKGYVDAGNLGVKSGRGFYDYSEKAAAA; encoded by the coding sequence ATGAGCGTCCAGCTGCCCCAGAACATCGACACCCGACCCGTCACCGTGATCGGGGGTGGCACGCTCGGTCGTCGCATCGCGCTGATGTTCGCCAGCGGAGGAGCCGACGTGCGCATCTTCGATCTCGCCGATGCCGTGCGCTCCGCCGCCGTCGCCTACGTCGAGCAGACGCTGCCCTCGGTGGTGGCCGCCCGCGAGGGAGCCGCCGCGGGAACCGTGCACGGCGCCGACGAGTTGGCATCCGCCGTCTCGAACGCCTGGCTCGTCGTCGAGGCCGTGCCCGAGCGCATCGAGCTCAAGACGTCGGTGTTCGGCGATCTCGACCGCCTCGCGCCGGCGGACGCCATCCTCGCCAGCAACTCGTCGTCGTTCGCGTCGCGCTTGATGATCGACGAGGTCTCGGCACCCGAGCGCGTGCTCAACATGCACTTCTACATGCCGCCGCAGCAGAACGCGGTCGACCTCATGAGCGATGGACAGACCGCGCCGGAGGTCATCGCCTTCCTGCAGGAGCAGCTCCCGAACTTCGGGGTGTTTCCATTCGTCGCCCGTCAGGAGTCGACCGGCTTCATCTTCAACCGCATCTGGGCCGCCATCAAGCGCGAGGCCCTCGCGGTCGTCGCCGACGGCGTCTCGACCCCCGAAGACGTCGACGCCATGTGGCGGGTCAACTCCGGCGCCCCCGCGGGCCCGTTCCAGATGATGGACCAGGTCGGCCTCGACGTCGTGCTCGACATCGAGCAGCACTACGCCGACGAGAACCCGCACCTGCCCGAGGGTCCGCGCGAGCTGTTGAAGGGCTACGTGGATGCCGGGAACCTCGGCGTGAAGTCGGGCCGCGGCTTCTACGACTACAGCGAGAAGGCCGCCGCCGCCTGA
- a CDS encoding methionine ABC transporter ATP-binding protein has translation MTAVIELRGVTKSFRTDRRTSTTAVDDVSLSVEEGSIVGVIGYSGAGKSTLVRLLNGLEQPTSGTVEVLGVNVGDATEAKLRDLRRRVGMIFQQFNLFTSRTVAANVAYPLKVAGWKKADRDKRVAELLDFVGIGDKAKQYPRRLSGGQKQRVGIARAIATDPRILLADEATSALDPQTTAEVLDLLREINRRLGITIVVITHQISIVHELCDQVIVMDGGRVVDSGDTYRVFAHPRADLTKRFVAAVTQGVPSGEALAALAAGGGELVSVEVNEFSSEDVSAVFHRHGVRHSVVYGGVTDVLGRQLGTLTYRVHADDLDAVVAELRAHTEVVVPAREARS, from the coding sequence ATGACCGCGGTCATCGAGCTGCGGGGCGTCACGAAGAGCTTCCGCACCGATCGCCGCACCTCCACCACCGCCGTCGACGACGTGTCGCTGTCGGTCGAGGAGGGGTCGATCGTCGGGGTGATCGGATACTCCGGCGCCGGCAAGTCCACCCTCGTCCGGCTGCTCAACGGGCTCGAGCAGCCGACATCCGGCACCGTCGAGGTGCTGGGAGTGAACGTGGGGGATGCCACGGAGGCGAAGCTCCGCGACCTGCGACGCCGCGTGGGCATGATCTTCCAGCAGTTCAACCTGTTCACCTCGCGCACGGTGGCGGCGAACGTCGCCTACCCGCTCAAGGTGGCGGGCTGGAAGAAGGCGGACCGCGACAAGCGCGTCGCCGAGCTGCTCGACTTCGTCGGCATCGGCGATAAGGCGAAGCAGTACCCGCGGCGCCTGTCGGGCGGGCAGAAGCAGCGCGTCGGCATCGCCCGTGCGATCGCCACGGACCCCCGGATCCTGCTCGCCGACGAGGCCACCAGCGCCCTCGACCCGCAGACCACGGCCGAGGTGCTCGACCTGCTGCGCGAGATCAATCGCCGCTTGGGCATCACCATCGTCGTCATCACGCACCAGATCTCGATCGTGCACGAGCTGTGCGATCAGGTGATCGTCATGGACGGCGGACGGGTCGTGGACAGCGGGGACACGTACCGCGTATTCGCCCACCCCCGCGCCGACCTCACGAAGCGCTTCGTGGCCGCCGTGACGCAGGGCGTGCCCTCGGGCGAAGCCCTGGCGGCGCTCGCCGCGGGCGGGGGAGAGCTCGTGAGCGTCGAGGTCAACGAGTTCTCGAGCGAGGACGTCTCGGCGGTGTTCCACCGCCACGGCGTCCGTCATTCCGTCGTCTACGGCGGGGTGACCGACGTCCTCGGCCGACAGCTCGGCACCCTGACCTACCGCGTGCACGCCGACGACCTCGATGCGGTGGTCGCGGAACTGCGCGCGCACACCGAGGTCGTCGTGCCGGCGAGGGAGGCGCGCTCGTGA
- a CDS encoding MetQ/NlpA family ABC transporter substrate-binding protein translates to MTTRRTARLATILSASAAALMLTLTGCAGGAASAGDSSRIVLGADDGNEAHWTVLKQKLAGEGIDLEVRTINDGVQLNQGVQDGELDVNLFQHLIYLSQFNVENNGSLVPVGATAVYPLALYSEKYQDVKDLPEGAKVAIPNNPTNLARGLLNLQTAGLLTLKDGGTAFSTPADIVSTKVELLPVDTNQTVTALKDGSAQAAIVNNTQAQKGGLGDELIIFKEDLNNPQLAPYINAFVTRDDKKDDPRWAKLVEAYHSTEVETAVTELNQGNLQFKTEWTGAQLQDELTSLEDALKAQKG, encoded by the coding sequence ATGACTACTCGCCGCACCGCACGCCTGGCCACGATCCTCAGTGCTTCCGCCGCTGCCCTGATGCTGACCCTCACCGGTTGCGCCGGGGGTGCGGCATCCGCAGGCGACTCCTCGCGCATCGTCCTCGGCGCCGACGACGGCAACGAGGCGCACTGGACGGTGCTGAAGCAGAAGCTCGCCGGCGAGGGCATCGACCTCGAGGTGCGCACCATCAACGACGGCGTGCAGCTCAACCAGGGCGTGCAGGACGGCGAGCTCGATGTGAACCTCTTCCAGCACCTGATCTACCTGTCGCAGTTCAATGTCGAGAACAACGGCTCGCTCGTGCCGGTCGGTGCGACGGCGGTGTACCCGCTCGCGCTGTACTCCGAGAAGTACCAGGACGTGAAGGACCTGCCCGAGGGTGCGAAGGTCGCCATCCCCAACAACCCGACCAACCTCGCCCGCGGTCTGCTCAACCTGCAGACGGCGGGGCTGCTGACGCTGAAGGACGGCGGCACGGCCTTCTCGACGCCGGCCGACATCGTCTCGACCAAGGTCGAGCTGCTGCCCGTCGACACGAATCAGACCGTCACCGCGCTCAAGGACGGCAGCGCCCAGGCCGCGATCGTCAACAACACGCAGGCGCAGAAGGGCGGGCTCGGCGACGAGCTCATCATCTTCAAGGAAGACCTGAACAACCCGCAGCTCGCTCCGTACATCAACGCGTTCGTCACGCGCGACGACAAGAAGGACGACCCGCGCTGGGCCAAGCTCGTCGAGGCGTACCACTCGACCGAGGTCGAGACGGCGGTCACCGAGCTGAACCAGGGCAACCTGCAGTTCAAGACCGAGTGGACCGGCGCGCAACTGCAGGACGAGCTGACGAGCCTCGAAGACGCCCTCAAGGCCCAGAAGGGATGA
- a CDS encoding methionine ABC transporter permease has product MNKWDTLTPVLIQSIGETVYMVAVSLLISGVAGLVIGALLYATRPGNLFANRAVFAVANLVINLIRPIPFIIFLTAVAPVTRAVTGTTLGTDAAIVPITIMATVVIARVVEQNLVAVDPGTVEAARAVGARRIGVLFGVVIPEALAPLILGYTFMFIAVVDMSAMAGYIGGGGLGNFAIIYGYQQFNQQATWVTVVIIVVIVQAGQLIGNALAHRILRR; this is encoded by the coding sequence GTGAACAAGTGGGACACCCTGACCCCGGTGCTGATCCAGTCGATCGGCGAGACCGTCTACATGGTGGCCGTCTCGCTGCTGATCTCGGGCGTCGCGGGACTCGTCATCGGGGCGTTGCTGTACGCGACGCGCCCCGGGAATCTCTTCGCGAACCGGGCGGTCTTCGCGGTCGCGAACCTCGTGATCAACCTCATCCGGCCGATCCCGTTCATCATCTTCCTCACCGCCGTGGCCCCGGTCACGCGCGCGGTGACGGGGACGACCCTGGGAACGGATGCCGCGATCGTGCCCATCACGATCATGGCCACGGTCGTGATCGCCCGCGTCGTCGAACAGAACCTCGTGGCCGTCGACCCCGGAACCGTCGAGGCGGCCCGGGCCGTGGGCGCGCGCCGCATCGGCGTGCTGTTCGGCGTGGTCATCCCCGAGGCCCTCGCCCCGCTGATCCTCGGCTACACGTTCATGTTCATCGCGGTCGTCGACATGTCGGCGATGGCCGGGTACATCGGCGGCGGCGGACTCGGCAACTTCGCGATCATCTACGGCTATCAGCAGTTCAACCAGCAGGCGACGTGGGTGACGGTGGTGATCATCGTCGTCATCGTGCAGGCGGGCCAGCTGATCGGCAACGCACTGGCGCACCGCATTCTGCGCCGCTGA
- a CDS encoding TetR/AcrR family transcriptional regulator: MTTTPAEAPKPVRRRSSTRTALIAAAEAIFDETGSTSVSVEAITRRAGYTRGAFYSNFRSVDEVFFAVYEQQAKLVFDLLSDMLGDARSSEQPTLDDIVRGVVEGLPPEEKWYAIRSVLITRARHDEEVRVVLTAHTDHFHDTLQPLLVECLSRIGLHPVIDPALFTRAVVAAHVGAVSQSVLHADTQRVRVAAVEGCILGLTRGAASA; this comes from the coding sequence GTGACGACCACCCCCGCAGAGGCGCCGAAGCCCGTGCGACGCCGCAGCAGCACCCGCACGGCGCTGATCGCGGCCGCCGAGGCGATCTTCGACGAGACCGGCAGCACCTCGGTGAGCGTCGAGGCCATCACGCGCCGCGCGGGATACACGCGCGGGGCGTTCTACTCGAACTTCCGCTCGGTCGACGAGGTGTTCTTCGCCGTCTACGAACAACAGGCGAAGCTGGTGTTCGACCTGCTCAGCGACATGCTCGGCGACGCGCGCAGCAGCGAGCAGCCGACCCTCGACGACATCGTGCGCGGCGTCGTCGAGGGGCTCCCTCCCGAGGAGAAGTGGTACGCGATCCGCTCGGTGCTCATCACGCGGGCGCGTCACGACGAGGAGGTCCGCGTAGTGCTCACCGCGCACACCGACCATTTCCACGACACGCTGCAGCCGCTGCTCGTCGAGTGCCTCTCGCGCATCGGCCTGCATCCGGTGATCGACCCCGCCCTGTTCACGCGCGCGGTCGTCGCCGCTCACGTCGGGGCGGTGAGCCAGAGCGTGCTTCACGCCGACACCCAGCGGGTGCGGGTCGCCGCGGTCGAGGGCTGCATCCTCGGGCTGACGCGCGGGGCCGCCTCCGCCTGA